The DNA window GCCACAAAAAGAGCCAGATCACGCATAATGTCATGCATCTTACAGGTACTAACCCTACCAAGTTCATCTGTCTCTACCACTTCCAGCATATTCCGGTTGATCAGTTCATTGAGATTTCCTTCAGCCACGTCTTCTGGcgtgttgttttcttttcttgcagCAAATCCTTCAGCAACCCAAAGTCGTACAAGGTGGTCTCGTGGCATGGGGCAATCCTCAGGGAACATGCTGCAATACAAAAAGCAGTTCCTGAGGTCTCCTGGTAAGTCATAGTAGCTTAGGTTCAGAATTGCTTGTACATGATCACTCTTTGCTAGCTCGCTCTGTAGCTGATTGTATGTTTGCTTCCAAGCATGCTGTATCGGCTGCTTTGAGGACAACAGGCTCCCAATAGATACGATAGCTAGAGGTAGGCCTTGACACCTATCGACGATTGAATTAGCCAGCTCTAGAAGTTCTGAGGGGCAATCGTAGTCCTTCCTGCTATAAAAAGCCCTTCTGCAGAAGAGACTGAATGCATCGACCTTGTCCAAAGGTTGGAGTTTAAGGTGACGTGTTGGTAGAGCTAATGCTGCCACATGCTTACTCCGTGTAGTGATGATGATGCGGCTTGCCTGGAGATTTTGGAAGGCATCATGTATTTGGTTGTATGCTTCTCTATCCCAGACATCATCCAACACTATCAAACACCTTCTATCACTTATGTTTTCTTTGAACTTCTCTTTTAAGTCATGAACATCCATACCATCCAAGTGTGCTTGATCTGCATATCCAATCTTCCTGAGTACCTTCCTCAGCAATTCTTCTACGTCATAGGTCTGTGACACGACAATCCAAGCATGAGCATGGAACCTGATCTTCCCACGCTCATACACATTGGCAACAATGGTAGTTTTTCCTAATCCACCCATGCCAGATACTGTTATCACTGTGCTATCTAGTTCATTTGAGTACAACCATCCAGTCAATAACATCCTGTTGCCTTCGATCCCCACAAGATCTTCATCCTTTACGAGCTCTGGCAAGCAGCCTTGTGACCACTTTCTTTCAAAGTCAGAATGTTTATTACGGATAAGCTGGGATGGTTGCAGCCATTTATCTTTCAGCTTTATAACTCTTTGGATTTCCTGCTCAATCTGGACTGTCTCAGCAACAATTCCATCGAAAACAATGGCATAATGTGATCCTTTGACAACGTACTTTTTCAGGAACCCTTCTTCCTCCATTTGAAGAGCATGATATGAGTATTTGTCCATTACATCCTCAACATGGTAGGCCAGCTTTCGTACCTCCGCAATCCAACCCTTGACAACTTTGTCAGTGAGATGTGCTGTATCTAGTTGTTCTATGACATTTTCCATTGTTGTTAGTTCCATTCTTATTTCTTCAACCTTCCCCGGTAACTCCGCCAAACTCTTTCCTTTCTGATATAGCTTGGATACTGCAGATTTGGCAATATTTGTGGGATCCAATCCAAAAGTACTATTAATCTTTGATAGAGCAAGAATAATTGCTTCTGCCATTTGtgctgaggaaaaaaaaagttcatgtTACACAGTGCAGGAACAAGATTCAGGACTCAGTAAAACTCCATCCAGCCTTCTTGCGTTACCTAATTATTAATTTCAATAAGTAGAAAATCAAACCATCATATAgcaaatcaaatatatatatatatatatatatatatatatatatatatatatatatatatatattaaaggaAAATGTCCGATCTAATgcgaattaaaaaaaatcaatttggtAATTTGTTGTGTTTCAGACAAGAAACAGACCAAATTTGCAGTTTTGGCAAATGAAAGCTAATTAACAAGCCAGATAATATCTTTAATACAACATTTAGATTACAAATATGAAATAATAATTTTGGATTTGAAATCCAATAGAACCCAACTGCAATGAAGGTTTCAGCTTTATGTTTACAAAACAACAATTTTCCCACCAATCAAAGTAACATAGGAgatcaatctttctccagtaccttttcttttgttataaAGCTTTAAATCTGTTTGGAAATTTATTATTTTCCTGCATGTTCGATAAATCAATTGGACATTGGACTTTTGATACTCCTAAGGACGTTATTAGAGATACCGATAGTATGCTtccaaaattattttatttgccAGATGACGTGCAGGCTATCTATTTTGCATTTCTAGCAGGCTGTGGAAACAATGGAATAAATGATGCAAATTAGAAATGGGTTTTCATTTTCTTGGATGTCTCAACAACTAGAGTTGCATTTTTTATAAGGAATTGTATAAAGAAGTTGTACTTGCTATGGGCCTATGGGTCTTACGTCTAAGATCAGCTACTGTAGCACTACTAGTTATACTCATCCGTCATACTAACCACCAGGGAATTAGCCTAAGAAATTAGGTCAGATTGGTTAATGTTATAGTATCGTTTGTTTCCATGATGTTAGGGCATACATTATTATACTATTTATTAGTTGGGCGTGCTAAGTAGAGCCCATGGTGCTACGTCCTTACATGGGGCCCCATCCTCACACAACCATATATTGTCTTGTCATGCCCCGGCAAACAATAAGGCTGTAAATGACTAAATACCCATCTATGTAAATAAGAGTAGTTGAATGCATCACACAAGTGTAAATCCTCATTTCTTTTTGAAGGGCAATTATTGGTCCTGAATTGGTAGCTTGGCAAGATCTACTGCCCAAAGTAGCTACGATAAATCTTCAACAACATGGACGGTTTAAACTATTCAACGCGTTGAGCTTTGATGTACTGCAAAAATTCCATATTACATCGAACAACTTTGTGATACTTTATGAAACTTGCAAAGTAGAGTTGTTTTTTATGGTACTTGTGAAAAGGTGTTACTCCAACCAAGGATAGTTGAGTGAAAAGGAGATGACGAGGTAGTAAAATATGTTGTTTTCATGGTGCTGATGAGGCTACACAACACTCTTTCATTGACTGTAACAGTTTGCTACTAGTTTTATTTGGCAGACTATTCATATAGTTTATGGTTTACAGCCACCCAAAAACATTGATCATATTTTAGGAACTGGATTTTGGGTTTGGATAAAAAAACAAGATCTAAGGTTTCAGCATGTGCTAATGATATGTTGGGTAATCTGGTTAAGTTGTAATCGCAACGATTCAATCTTGTATGTAGGATATCTATAGTGGACATATTGGCTTTGTTATTGGTCATTGCTAAAAAATGAGGATGAGAAAGCAGAAATCAACATGGGCTCGTGGGGACATATATTTGCTAATTAACACTCTACCGGAAGATTAAAACAAAACtttgaataagaaaaaaatttcGCTGCATCCAAGAGCAATACCCCGAATGAAGCTGGTGCCAGAGGAAGGAAAATGAGGAATGAGTTAGGTACCTGCAGCCATTGGCGCCAGGTGCGGCGGACGCTCATCCGGCTAAGCCCGAACTCCAATACCTCGCCACTGCACCGAGAGTGTGCATAAGAAACATCGCCGCGAGCCAGGAGGGCTCCGCACTTGCTACGGCTGGGCCGAGAGGAAGGGGGGGCACAGCTGATTCACCGTGGGAGAGGGCAGCAGCACCACCGCATGATGGGGTGTCCAGGTGAGCGCCGCCGGTAGGCGCTATTTTAGCtcgaggagaggagacgacgacgcGGAACATGGTTTTTGACTAATTTCCACCAAATaactgatatttttttatgagtGGATGACTACGGGGACCCCAAGAACTGAACTAGTGGAAGTTTCTGAAATTGCAGGGTGAAATTTGAAATCAATTATGAGGTGCATCTCAATACTGCTGCAAAGTTTAGAATCCTAAagctttggattttttttttaattttcactgAAAGAGGAGAGCAGGAAACGTCAAATGCTAGAAATGTCCTGGCCACACTAGTTATATTATCCTCTCTCATGCTTGCTTTCCATTTGCTTGTGAGCAATGATTTGATATTCCGTGGAGTCTTGTCGCGTGCCCGTGGTGCCAACGTTACAGCGATGAAGGCCGGTGGCTGACGAGGAGGGTGGAAAAGGATGCAGTTGCATGGCATAGTCACCGTGGGGAAGCTGGGTTGGTAGCGGTGGCTAGGTAGGGTAACGAGGAGGCATCAGTGAAGATGTGGGTGCTGTGGCTGCTTAACTGTTACTCAGGTGTACCGAGACGGTGTCCATGGACCAACTACCATAGGTGCAGGACCTGCTTCTGGAGATTGCCTAGGTGTCCCGGTTTAGGTCATCATCTGAGAATGTCACAGCCTACTTGGGGATGAATTGTGCGCACGTGGGCTAAACTCATGCTAGGGGCCTACTCGCCGATTGCGCTCCAACTGCTTGCCGTCATGCACAGCCACTGCACCTCCGGAGCACATTCCACGCATACAACGCACTCTCGCCGCTTGTCAAGTTATAGTATGCTTCACGCCCAACCATGCTATTTCTTCCAAGCGCTCGACAGTGAGGACCACATCCACATGATTGATCTCAAAATCATACAAGGGCTGCTGTGCTTGGGACTCTTTCATATTCTTTCTTCTCAGCTGGCCAGCCATGCTCGCTTCACATGACAGGGCTTCGCTCGTCGCTCCATGTCCTTGAAGCCAATGTGGTCACCACCTCACTACTTCACTGTCTCTCTCGGTCTACCCTTTGATTTTTGGCCCATCAAGGGCTAGATCGGGCATGACGCTGATGCTGCTGTGCTCCTCGGCCTGCACCACCATGGAGAGAAAGGGAAAGTAGAGCGGAACTGAAATAATCTGATCCAATTGGGCTAGTGCCATTTCTAACATTTCAAATTATTTCCATAaacctaaataaatattttattagatgTGGTGTCTAGCAGCAAATTGACAAATTTTGATAGTGttttcctccaaaaattaaCTTTTGTCGTGCCCACGAACTAAGATCCTCAGGACAATAAATTTTGCCATTTTTCTGATGTCTTCATTTGGGTTCATTTGGTTAGATTTATTGGGCTATTTATTAATTAGATCAGGATCAACGATAGTTGACGTATTCACCGTACATTCAATTTGATACTAACCAAAGATCTAGATCAAGGAGATGATATCTGTAATTTGTATTTGCAACTAATTGTTGTTCCAAGCTATTTGCATTTTGTTATGACCATATTTTCCTCTCtttatctataaatataaccaaatAATTCAGTACTTTGTCATCATAAATTTAAGACTTAGTTGTTCGACAATATTTGCAGAGCTCCTGGTCTCATAATAAATGCAGCTCAGAGCGCTAATTTGATTTATTAGTCTTGATTATACTTATATTACTTTTCAATAAGTTCAATTCCTCGCTCACCAGGATGCATGTGACTTTTAATGTTATAtttgttgagacttgagaaccCTCCTTTATATCtatcccttctctcttcttatCTAACCTAGTAGTTATCTCTGGCACCTTTGTAATATACCTCATTCTATTTAGTCTGTTTTGCTCCATGTGTGTTTCTGTTTCAATTTAAATCCACTAGACACTAGTGTTTGTTTAATGGGAATAGTCCCACATGAAGAGTTTAGATTAGTCTGGAGCTGCTTGTATACCCACCTCACTCCAACCATAATACAtgcgggttaacccttttatatGAGCTGAggatgaaagtgtaagtggagTGCTATATGAACATGGATCCACATAACGTGTAGAGAAGACTAATGTTGTTATTATTTGGGGCTAGGATGTACCATGGTGCTTGGGAAGTACATATAATTTTCTCAAGTTATTTGCATACATGTTTAATCAGGGAGACTGGAATAAGTGAgatgtatatactccctccaatcccaaatgatacttcctccgtccttaaaaaaaactcaacttctagagtttgaattttgtcccacaaaaaccaacttctaccatcctacctaccctcacaaataaaataagaaCTTTTATTCCCTTTACCTAcctattattacttttttaaataataagggacattttggtcatttttctctCCATTAATTTTACCTTGGCATGTTAGGAATGCTCTTTTGGTGGGATAAAGGGAGTACTTGTCACCTGACATCATTTATAACTAAATCACTTctgtttcttttgaaaaaaaaataagctgTTGCATTCTATAAATAAACATTAAGATTCCGTTAATCATAATCTAACCATaccatttaaaatatattaatattcaAAGATTAAATAAACAATGACAAATATTTAGAATAACAAGtacgaaacagagggagtatattttaggatgaattCCGATTTACCTCTAAACTATTGCGTTTGTCTAATTTACACCCCTAAACTACAATACCAGATACTTTTAATTGTGATCTAtccaaaccggacgaattacccccctaagtCCATCCGAGGGGGTTTTAGTCCTAAGTGCACACATGGCATCGGCCCCGCTTGTCAGCCTCCACTTCATTCGCCCTCCCCTATCAGGCTAGTGGGACCCTCCTATCAGCGTCGACtcatctcatcttcttcctttggCCATGAGGGCAATAAAAGGGCAGGGCAGGTAGTCGGGCTAGAGCTTGAGCCCTCCCATCCCCTCCGCTCTGCAATCCTCCTTGTGACCTTTTCACCGCTGGATGCCGCTCTCCTTCCTCCGTACTTACTCCCCTCATTTCTCCGTCAGGTCTGATCACGGTGAGCCAGGCAAGCCTAGATCTATCTGGTCAAGCTAATATGGTCCCATGGAGTGGTGTGCCCCTAGTGATGCCGGTGCCCGGTGGTGCGAAGAGGAGGGACAATGGGGCTgatggagaggagggggaaagGGCCCTCGTGCAAAAACTGGAGGCTTGCTGCCGGTGGAGTTCCTACTTCCTAGAAGGGTTTCGTGGTAGACCTGCAGCGAAGCTGATGGCGAGACAATTCTCTGGAACATGCAGCTAGTGGTAGATCAAAGATTGAGACGACCAGCCCGAGAGGAGATGGCAACAGGCATGGTGATGGCTGTGGTGGTGGGAGACCAGGACAGATTAAAGTACGCGAGCAATTGTACCCACCTAGCGTGGGTGAGGTTTTCGGTATGGCCGACGGCAGCGCCTGCATCTGTGCCTCCTGCTTGCAGGAGAAGCTCGGGATGCTCGACTCTTCGTCCCAGTCAAACCCTTCCCACCCACTGTCTGTGTGTCGTCCACCTTCTCTTCCTATTCTTTGACCAGCAACCTCACCGCTGAGAATGGTTGTTGGTGAGCTCACTGAGAGAAAAGCAGGTTGAAGGGTGAGGAATAGGGATGAAGATATATTTTTATCTCAGAATGGTTGTTGGTGAGCCGACGCCGCTCTTCCCCCTCGTAGGCTTGCCGCTCGCGCCGTGCGTCCTCGTCTGCCATCTAGGAGGGCAAGTGTAGAGTCCCGGAGCAAATACACAAGCACGCCGTCCTcgtcggcagcggcagcagcacgaACAAGCAGGGCCCTGCTGCAGGAGCTTGCGACTCCACTGCTGGCGCCAGGAGATCCAAATCAAGAGCAAAAGTTCAAGCTTGttgtcctcgtcgccgtcggcagTTCGTCAGTTCGGCAAGTTGATCTGCTTAATTTTGGTTGGCCTAGGATTCACTAGGAAGAATCTAGGATGTCTGCttggttttttgtttggttccaATATAACGAAGCTTTCAGATCTATAAGCTCGGTTCTGTTGATGGGTGCAATATTCCAAATTGATGTGTACAAAAATTTTGTGGCAAGACTTTGTGATTTGTCGGTTGTTTGATCTATTATGCAATTACAAAAAATATTGTTCGCAGCCACAATCTTTGATATTTTCTTTGAAGCAAAAGATTTTTGTTGAGTCACTGGTGTTTATTGACTCGCAAGctaaacgagctagctcgagctaccaaccgagccgagccgagctaggaTTTTAGCTCGTTAGGATAGCTCAGCTCGTTATCAGACCGAGCTAAGCCgacccgagccgagccagctcaGTATCCACCTCTAATTATGTAGGACCATTAATGTCTCGAAATATATTAGAGGGTAATTTGTCTGCTTTAAAAAGTTTGAGACTTGAAACGTCCGGTATTGAAAATGAGGGGGTAAAACAAACTATGTCAGAGGTTGAGGGGGATAATTAAgactttttcctatattttattGACAAATACTGGCTAGATATATCACACCTAATTCTTTTTTATTCTGTTTTATTATTTAGAGCAAAGATATTTCAATCTAGCTTTATAAAAATGCTACATACGGTACATACATTCATGTCTATAATGTGAAAGTGTTGCATGACAAGTATACGCTATAACATAACATAGGGTGTTAAaagcaaaatatattaatgacCGGGGTGAGTATAGGTTATAAGCACTACccagaaaaaaaacatggaaaCCGACAGGAGTCTTTTCCGCCTTGGAAGAAATTTTAAATATGAATGAAAAATTGCAGGTCTATGAGTAAATTTCAAGAAAGGGAATAATCAAGGGGGAACAAAATTGCCACAGAATGACAGAAACTTCAGCAACAATGAAATCAATacagttttgtaaaatttcttTCAGCTAGCGTAGATATGATGCTGTAAAACAGTAGTAAAATTGGTACCTTGAGTTGTAGATCAAGATAGCTAACTCAAACTAGCTCATGCATGGAAGAACAGCCGGTTGATGTTGGTAGCAAGGAAAATATGGACCCGAACTTCAGATCGTGATGCAACAAGCCTTCTAAATATATCTACTTTTCTCGTTTTGCCCCCTCTCAATTATTATGAAATATTCGTTGAAGGCTTCAGGCCTACGGCTGTGTTGTATCTAGTGGGCAAGTTTCATTGAGAATAATAAACGCATAATCAACATTATTGGTACACTTTGGGTCATCAACATTCTATTCTTCATCATATTCTTCTCTATCAGATTCATCCTTACTAGCTAGCATCCACTTTTGTTTTAGTGTGTAATAGGTCCCACTTCCCAGGATGCATGACATGCATGCCTTCATTGAATTGATGGCATTTTCTACATTACTATAAATATCTACATCTATATATTGCTTAAAAAACCAGTGGGGTGAGTTCTGTCACTAGGGGCGGATCAGAAAGGACTAACAGGAGGGGCTGAACAAACTATACAAAACTATAGCCTCATCTTCTAATGGATGCATGACAGAAAATTTTAGTGGTGACTTCATGCGGACTCCCGTGGTTACAACGTACGCCGGTAGTGGGGGCTCAAGACCCCATAGCTCCCGTTGTAGATCGGCTCCTGTCTGCACTCCTACCACCAACTCCCCTAAACTGAAATGTGAGAGTGAGACCTGATTGAAAGGCCTTTTTCATTCAAATATCTTGTACCTCTAACCTCTACCTTTAATAGTACAAAAGTAATGTTTTTTATGCTGGTGGTAGTGAGTTTGTCACTCCCACCATAACTTTCTCTAAACTGATTTTGTGGGACTGCTTGAAAGGCATTTttcattcaaatattttataccTTAACATCTACCTTTAATGGTCCAAAAGCAATGgttgaaaactgaaaaaaaaagataaaacctaattaattt is part of the Oryza glaberrima chromosome 4, OglaRS2, whole genome shotgun sequence genome and encodes:
- the LOC127769313 gene encoding disease resistance protein RPM1-like isoform X1: MAAAQMAEAIILALSKINSTFGLDPTNIAKSAVSKLYQKGKSLAELPGKVEEIRMELTTMENVIEQLDTAHLTDKVVKGWIAEVRKLAYHVEDVMDKYSYHALQMEEEGFLKKYVVKGSHYAIVFDGIVAETVQIEQEIQRVIKLKDKWLQPSQLIRNKHSDFERKWSQGCLPELVKDEDLVGIEGNRMLLTGWLYSNELDSTVITVSGMGGLGKTTIVANVYERGKIRFHAHAWIVVSQTYDVEELLRKVLRKIGYADQAHLDGMDVHDLKEKFKENISDRRCLIVLDDVWDREAYNQIHDAFQNLQASRIIITTRSKHVAALALPTRHLKLQPLDKVDAFSLFCRRAFYSRKDYDCPSELLELANSIVDRCQGLPLAIVSIGSLLSSKQPIQHAWKQTYNQLQSELAKSDHVQAILNLSYYDLPGDLRNCFLYCSMFPEDCPMPRDHLVRLWVAEGFAARKENNTPEDVAEGNLNELINRNMLEVVETDELGRVSTCKMHDIMRDLALFVAKDERFGSANDSGTMMLMDNEVRRLSMCRLEDKGVYKAKFPHLRTLISVQTISSSSNMLSSIFSESTYLTVLELQDSEVPTSIGNLFNLRYIGLRRTKVKSFPETIEKLYNLHTLDIKQTKIEKLPRGIVKVRKLRHLLADRCADEKHSDFRYFTGVQPPKELSNLEELQTLETVEASKDFAEQLKKLTQLRSVWIDNITDVDCAVLFSTLSNMPLLSTLLLSASSKTETLCFKTLEPISGRLHKLIVRGHWANGTLQCQSFQDCGRNLKYLALSWCHLGEEPLSLLASHVPYLTFLRLNRVYTAKTLVLSAGCFPELKTLVLKHMPDVNKVEIEDRALPRIEGLHIVSLYNVKKVPEGIEFLRSLKKLWLLHLHKDFNTYWESNGMHEKMAHVQELYRI
- the LOC127769313 gene encoding disease resistance protein RPM1-like isoform X2; this encodes MAEAIILALSKINSTFGLDPTNIAKSAVSKLYQKGKSLAELPGKVEEIRMELTTMENVIEQLDTAHLTDKVVKGWIAEVRKLAYHVEDVMDKYSYHALQMEEEGFLKKYVVKGSHYAIVFDGIVAETVQIEQEIQRVIKLKDKWLQPSQLIRNKHSDFERKWSQGCLPELVKDEDLVGIEGNRMLLTGWLYSNELDSTVITVSGMGGLGKTTIVANVYERGKIRFHAHAWIVVSQTYDVEELLRKVLRKIGYADQAHLDGMDVHDLKEKFKENISDRRCLIVLDDVWDREAYNQIHDAFQNLQASRIIITTRSKHVAALALPTRHLKLQPLDKVDAFSLFCRRAFYSRKDYDCPSELLELANSIVDRCQGLPLAIVSIGSLLSSKQPIQHAWKQTYNQLQSELAKSDHVQAILNLSYYDLPGDLRNCFLYCSMFPEDCPMPRDHLVRLWVAEGFAARKENNTPEDVAEGNLNELINRNMLEVVETDELGRVSTCKMHDIMRDLALFVAKDERFGSANDSGTMMLMDNEVRRLSMCRLEDKGVYKAKFPHLRTLISVQTISSSSNMLSSIFSESTYLTVLELQDSEVPTSIGNLFNLRYIGLRRTKVKSFPETIEKLYNLHTLDIKQTKIEKLPRGIVKVRKLRHLLADRCADEKHSDFRYFTGVQPPKELSNLEELQTLETVEASKDFAEQLKKLTQLRSVWIDNITDVDCAVLFSTLSNMPLLSTLLLSASSKTETLCFKTLEPISGRLHKLIVRGHWANGTLQCQSFQDCGRNLKYLALSWCHLGEEPLSLLASHVPYLTFLRLNRVYTAKTLVLSAGCFPELKTLVLKHMPDVNKVEIEDRALPRIEGLHIVSLYNVKKVPEGIEFLRSLKKLWLLHLHKDFNTYWESNGMHEKMAHVQELYRI